The following are from one region of the Mesorhizobium sp. B4-1-4 genome:
- a CDS encoding helix-turn-helix transcriptional regulator, which yields MRTIRRSRLREIVPLSDTTIYEMEQRGEFPRRFNLTPRCVVWDLGEVEAWIQERRNASSAGAIELASGPDVRSRKTRPVKSDRG from the coding sequence GTGCGAACTATCCGCCGATCACGATTGCGAGAAATTGTCCCCTTATCGGATACGACTATTTATGAAATGGAGCAGCGTGGCGAGTTCCCGCGGCGCTTCAATCTGACCCCCCGCTGCGTCGTTTGGGATTTGGGAGAAGTCGAGGCCTGGATTCAGGAAAGGCGAAACGCGTCCTCTGCTGGCGCGATCGAACTTGCCTCGGGCCCAGACGTTCGATCGCGGAAGACGAGACCCGTCAAATCGGATCGAGGATGA
- a CDS encoding LysR family transcriptional regulator, with amino-acid sequence MTLNRRLIPDLVAIQAFECAARHANFTRAAGELNLTQSAVSRQVKDLENHLGTRLFERIRQRVVLSEDGQRFLPEARKLLQQTEETMLRAMSSAEARVSLSIATLPTFGSRWLSPRLPDFLSQHPGTILNVGSRSAPFDFGEENFDLAIHYGQPVWARGTCTYLCSEAIVPVANEAMATSAENKAPADLLGESLLHLATRPKLWSQWFEQAGLPAELAYRGHRFDQFSMIIEAVIGGMGYALLPRYLIERELVSGELAVILDVPMTTENSYYVVVPESKKTNPLVQDLTAWLLGQVTNAM; translated from the coding sequence ATGACACTCAACAGGCGACTGATACCGGATCTGGTGGCGATCCAAGCCTTTGAGTGTGCCGCGCGGCATGCCAACTTCACCCGTGCAGCTGGCGAATTGAACCTGACGCAGAGCGCGGTCAGCCGACAAGTCAAGGATCTCGAGAACCATCTCGGCACGCGGCTGTTTGAGCGGATCCGCCAACGGGTGGTGCTTTCGGAGGATGGACAGCGCTTTTTGCCGGAGGCGCGAAAGCTGTTGCAGCAGACCGAAGAGACGATGTTGCGGGCGATGTCCTCTGCCGAGGCCAGGGTAAGTCTCAGCATCGCAACCTTGCCGACATTCGGCAGCCGCTGGCTCAGCCCGCGCCTGCCTGATTTCCTCAGCCAGCACCCGGGGACGATCCTGAATGTCGGATCCAGATCGGCGCCGTTCGATTTCGGGGAGGAGAATTTCGACCTCGCGATCCACTATGGTCAGCCGGTCTGGGCGCGCGGCACCTGCACTTATCTTTGCAGCGAAGCCATCGTTCCGGTTGCAAACGAAGCGATGGCAACTTCCGCGGAGAACAAGGCTCCGGCTGACCTTCTTGGTGAGTCCTTGCTCCATCTGGCCACACGCCCCAAGCTATGGTCACAGTGGTTCGAGCAGGCTGGCCTGCCGGCGGAATTGGCTTACCGAGGCCACCGTTTCGATCAGTTTTCGATGATCATAGAAGCCGTGATAGGCGGGATGGGCTACGCGCTTCTGCCGCGCTATCTGATCGAGCGCGAGCTGGTGTCCGGCGAACTCGCCGTGATCCTCGACGTGCCAATGACGACCGAGAACAGCTACTACGTCGTCGTCCCGGAATCAAAAAAGACGAATCCACTGGTGCAAGATCTCACCGCATGGCTGCTGGGACAAGTCACCAATGCGATGTGA